The proteins below come from a single Drosophila kikkawai strain 14028-0561.14 chromosome 3R, DkikHiC1v2, whole genome shotgun sequence genomic window:
- the RhoGAP92B gene encoding rho GTPase-activating protein 92B: MKRQFAKIKIAAENLSRSTKADCKDSELETIERQVDRYRDTIEKIVRKLPALSGSGNSSSSSANGQVSSEEQDKRTKKNSHYKIAQALDESAKELPKDMPLQKVLANCGELEKTMAECIIESELETETKVVRRLKNILDKEIQEISTLKRNVSRTLQEYTSLKRSYEAAIRLEEPASKVNHIKSQQEECELKLEKERDAWAAQMLELIAKEDEIVSCIRDYVLNQRNYHERALQHVNASLARIQDTIQGTEKSRFGTSLKEHLTSTNREISYIVELCCCCLLEHGLEEEGLLRVGCASTKLRRMKHALEAQHVKTPLPLDYQDPHVIGSILKLYLRELPEPLLTYGLYKDFIRIAERNSESERKTEIKAILGKLPKENYANLRYLTRFLAHVQQRSVHNKMSSQNLAIVMSPNMLWPRIDKSSNAPADYIGQVNSSSAANIIVELLISQWDYFFTGDVEFYLTLQRQRLFVEGKSKSNSSNENLDRNDSEVLESPRYGTLRRQKANAPSPPTTNGNGTNIMTTSQTSHRPHAKELFPQQQPPAEKQQEKPAKPPLPNLPQFQSIAVSAPTQTQLEPLPPPPVTPAKPVPMTRTQFFGLDNLPSPTADRKSTDSIGSFKLKPDVPQKPQLPKRPVVLGVGGVKVDGKSDDEGAITPTQALIDNGNGCVRYKTENFLDKLRQETSDTNGTREEVPAAKEGNHNCEAQPSAVAEVQQQPQATTPISPNSFQTPKRPTVPAPPPPTNRKLSD, translated from the exons ATGAAGAGGCAGTTTGCGAAAATCAAAATTGCAGCCGAAAATCTGTCAAG GTCGACGAAAGCGGACTGCAAAGACTCGGAGCTGGAGACGATCGAGCGGCAGGTGGACAGGTACCGGGACACCATCGAGAAGATCGTTCGGAAGCTGCCGGCTCTGAGTGGGAGCggtaacagcagcagcagcagtgccaATGGCCAGGTTAGCAGCGAGGAGCAGGACAAGCGGACCAAGAAGAACAGCCACTACAAGATCGCCCAGGCGCTGGACGAGTCCGCCAAGGAGCTGCCCAAGGACATGCCGCTGCAGAAGGTCCTCGCCAACTGTG GGGAGCTGGAGAAGACGATGGCCGAGTGCATCATCGAGAGCGAACTGGAGACGGAGACCAAGGTGGTGCGGCGCCTGAAAAACATTTTGGACAAGGAAATCCAGGAGATCTCGACGCTCAAGCGCAACGTATCGCGCACGCTGCAGGAGTACACCTCGCTGAAGCGCAGCTATGAG GCGGCAATCCGGCTGGAGGAGCCCGCATCCAAGGTGAACCACATCAAGAGCCAGCAGGAGGAATgcgagctgaagctggagaAGGAGCGGGATGCCTGGGCGGCCCAGATGCTGGAGCTGATAGCCAAAGAGGACGAGATCGTAAGCTGCATTCGCGACTACGTGCTTAACCAAAGAAACTACCACGAGCGGGCGCTGCAGCATGTGAACGCCTCGCTGGCCCGCATCCAGGACACCATCCAGGGCACGGAGAAGTCCCGCTTCGGCACTTCGCTCAAGGAGCATCTGACATCCACCAACCGCGAGATCTCTTACATCGTCGAgctctgctgttgctgcctgcTGGAGCACGGCCTAGAGGAGGAGGGTCTGCTGCGCGTGGGCTGTGCCAGCACCAAGCTGCGTCGCATGAAGCACGCCCTGGAGGCGCAGCACGTGAAGACGCCGTTGCCGCTGGACTACCAGGACCCCCATGTCATCGGGTCCATACTCAAGCTCTACCTGCGCGAGCTGCCCGAGCCGCTGTTGACCTACGGCCTGTACAAGGACTTCATCCGGATCGCCGAGAGAAACAGCGAGTCCGAGCGCAAGACGGAAATCAAGGCCATTCTGGGCAAGCTGCCCAAGGAAAACTATGCCAACCTGCGCTACCTCACCCGCTTCCTGGCCCACGTCCAGCAACGCTCTGTGCACAACAAGATGAGCTCCCAGAACCTGGCCATCGTCATGTCGCCGAACATGCTCTGGCCGCGCATCGACAAGAGCAGCAATGCCCCGGCCGACTACATCGGCCAGGTGAACAGTTCCTCTGCGGCCAATATAATCGTGGAGCTGCTGATCAGCCAGTGGGACTATTTCTTCACTGGCGACGTCGAGTTCTATCTGACGCTGCAAAGGCAAAGACTCTTTGTCGAAGGCAAGAGCAAGTCCAACTCCTCCAACGAGAATCTGGACAGAAACGACAGCG AAGTCCTGGAGAGTCCTCGCTACGGCACCTTGAGGCGTCAGAAAGCCAATGCTCCGTCGCCGCCAACCACCAATGGCAATGGAACGAACATCATGACCACATCACAAACGTCGCATCGTCCGCACGCCAAGGAACTATTCCCGCAGCAACAGCCGCCGGCGGAGAAGCAGCAGGAGAAACCTGCCAAGCCGCCGCTGCCGAATCTGCCGCAGTTTCAGTCGATCGCCGTCAGCGCGCCGACGCAAACGCAGCTCGAGCCACTGCCCCCGCCACCTGTGACACCCGCCAAGCCTGTGCCGATGACAAGGACACAGTTCTTTGGCCTGGACAACCTACCCTCGCCCACGGCCGATCGCAAAAGCACCGATAGCATAGGTAGCTTCAAGTTGAAGCCGGATGTGCCGCAGAAACCGCAGCTGCCTAAGAGGCCGGTGGTCCTGGGCGTGGGCGGGGTCAAGGTGGATGGGAAGAGCGACGACGAGGGTGCCATAACGCCCACCCAGGCGTTAATCGATAATGGCAATGGCTGTGTCCGCTACAAAACGGAAAACTTCCTGGACAAACTGCGGCAGGAGACCAGTGACACGAACGGAACGCGGGAGGAGGTGCCGGCGGCCAAAGAGGGCAACCACAACTGCGAGGCCCAGCCGTCGGCAGTTGCGGAGGTACAACAGCAGCCCCAGGCTACGACGCCCATCTCGCCGAACTCATTTCAAACGCCCAAGAGGCCAACGGTGCCAGCACCGCCGCCTCCCACAAATCGCAAGCTCTCGGACTAG
- the Xport-B gene encoding uncharacterized protein Xport-B — protein MVGPFVQGLFLIGIIYWYSKGMMSMINDYYRSEFQRKLQTESAPQTKAEVPVNVDNFMDYVRQLDPPDEMEASYTPREGSISPIVGKAYSHTLLRFLEITGTLPAIDVCLNLSSIR, from the coding sequence ATGGTTGGACCCTTTGTGCAGGGTCTGTTTTTGATCGGCATCATCTACTGGTACTCCAAGGGGATGATGTCGATGATCAACGACTACTACCGCTCCGAGTTTCAGCGCAAGTTGCAGACGGAATCGGCGCCGCAGACCAAGGCTGAGGTTCCCGTCAATGTGGACAACTTCATGGATTACGTCAGGCAGTTGGACCCCCCCGACGAGATGGAGGCGAGCTATACTCCAAGGGAGGGATCTATATCACCGATTGTAGGAAAGGCTTATAGCCATACACTCCTACGCTTTTTGGAGATCACCGGCACTTTGCCAGCCATTGATGTTTGCCTTAACTTGAGCAGCATAAGGTAG
- the Xport-A gene encoding uncharacterized protein Xport-A: MKSKKSAFANTSTGYGRHKHSGHGHGKGHSHGQGGQSNKDKPEGSGKGKSPDHHEQKEEDKDLNSGFGDYLRTPEAFEMMKLFVFANTIMLIVTMAWPHIKEQFYMVNQWLESFREDHKQ; encoded by the exons ATGAAATCGAAGAAATCGGCCTTTGCCAACACGTCCACTGGATACGGCAGGCACAAGCACAGCGGACACGGGCACGGAAAGGGACACTCACACGGTCAGGGTGGACAGTCCAACAAGGACAAACCCGAGGGCTCAGGCAAGGGCAAGTCCCCGGATCACCATgagcagaaggaggaggatAAGGATTTGAATTCCGGGTTCGGCGACTATCTTCGCACACCGGAGG CATTTGAAATGATGAAGCTGTTTGTCTTCGCAAATACAATAATGTTAATTGTCACGATGGCCTGGCCGCATATCAAGGAACAGTTCTACATGGTTAATCAGTGGTTGGAAAGCTTCCGCGAAGACCACAAGCAGTAG
- the LOC108076667 gene encoding solute carrier family 22 member 3 yields the protein MKKEAHGFQGWQPNARRHSPTPLGLGHLSHIFTCTDPEANEQPPAASSPKVMKAPANSDEDDVINQIMGDFGPWQLRSLLILFLCKIPAAWFMACILFTAPDLYPEEEYTCDTSSFAPADNCTVSLDQCYVMVNYGDAGYAMRQCRRFLYTTGFHSLTMEFDLVCLCDFFVAWSQYWHLFGLLIGGVAATKLMRVLSPRQIYSAGIWCLLMCSLLMGLVKDFSLHCGLRCLAAISCCFMITSGHSIFSDITAGKHRLGALLLYDCFWALGLILLPGLASGAPSWQHIYLGVTLSLLVIVFLLPWTPDSPRWQLQHAKDTQLAVERTVAILLEAARMNGGILKVSKELPHQLGQLRERMQEQTPPAQWMELWMGDRRSTFRLVAVHMALATFMVVNTGLLLHVRSFGREHLVSNTLAMGLAEMLGCLLALHLTFNRHDQKWQWAGAFAIVVGSIGSICWFLAEADMPEVYGLTLGLLMASLPQAAVSCAQSMILACLSDLVPSEQRSSLSFSAVTWARVWQLSASFLTLLRQVSPALSLSAFCLLVILGGLCTCCLATPVGDREPEGGALPKKQQLITYT from the exons ATGAAGAAGGAGGCACACGGATTTCAAGGATGGCAGCCAAATGCCCGCCGCCACTCGCCCACGCCCCTGGGTCTTGGCCACCTCTCGCACATCTTTACCTGCACCGATCCGGAGGCCAATGAACAGCCTCCGGCCGCTTCCTCCCCCAAAGTAATGAAGGCCCCTGCAAATAGCGACGAAGATGACGTGATTAATCAAATTATGGGGGACTTTGGTCCATGGCAGCTGCGCTCGCTGCTCATCCTGTTTCTCTGCAAGATCCCAGCCGCCTGGTTCATGGCCTGCATCCTGTTCACGGCCCCGGACCTTTATCCAGAGGAGGAGTACACCTGCGACACGAGCTCCTTCGCACCGGCGGACAATTGTACCGTCTCCCTGGACCAGTGCTACGTCATGGTGAACTACGGGGACGCTGGCTACGCCATGCGTCAGTGCCGTAGGTTCCTTTACACCACTGGCTTCCACTCCCTGACCATGGAGTTCGACCTGGTTTGCCTGTGCGACTTCTTCGTGGCCTGGTCCCAGTACTGGCACCTCTTCGGCCTGCTCATCGGAGGCGTGGCCGCCACCAAGCTGATGCGGGTGCTGAGTCCCCGCCAGATTTATTCGGCTGGCATCTGGTGCCTGCTGATGTGCAGCCTCCTGATGGGTCTGGTCAAGGATTTCAGTCTTCACTGTGGATTGCGTTGCCTGGCAGCAATTTCGTGCTGTTTCATGATCACCTCCGGCCACTCCATTT TTAGCGACATAACAGCGGGTAAGCACCGACTGGGTGCTCTCCTCCTTTACGACTGCTTCTGGGCCCTGGGCCTGATACTGCTCCCTGGCCTTGCCTCTGGCGCTCCCAGCTGGCAGCACATATATCTGGGCGTGACCCTGTCCCTGCTGGTGATCGTTTTCCTGCTGCCCTGGACTCCGGACTCACCTCGGTGGCAGTTGCAGCACGCCAAGGACACCCAGCTGGCCGTCGAGAGGACAGTGGCAATACTGCTGGAGGCAGCCCGCATGAACGGAGGCATACTCAAGGTCTCGAAGGAGTTGCCCCACCAGCTGGGGCAGCTGAGGGAAAGGATGCAGGAGCAGACGCCCCCGGCTCAGTGGATGGAGTTGTGGATGGGAGACAGAAGGAGCACATTCCGTTTGGTGGCTGTGCACATGGCATTGGCCACGTTCATGGTGGTGAATACGGGGCTGCTGCTTCACGTGCGATCCTTCGGCAGGGAGCACCTGGTGTCCAATACGCTGGCCATGGGCTTAGCCGAAATGCTGGGCTGTCTGCTGGCCCTGCATCTCACTTTTAACCGCCACGATCAGAAGTGGCAGTGGGCGGGAGCATTTGCAATTGTGGTCGGTAGCATCGGCAGCATTTGCTGGTTTCTGGCCGAAGCGGACATGCCCGAGGTGTACGGACTCACGCTGGGATTGCTAATGGCCTCCCTGCCCCAGGCGGCCGTCTCCTGTGCCCAGTCCATGATCCTGGCGTGCCTGAGTGACCTGGTGCCCTCAGAGCAGCGGAGTAGCCTCTCCTTCTCGGCCGTCACCTGGGCAAGAGTGTGGCAGCTGTCCGCCTCCTTTCTCACTCTGCTGCGGCAGGTGAGTCCCGCCCTCTCGCTGTCCGCCTTTTGCCTGCTGGTCATCCTGGGTGGCCTCTGCACCTGTTGTCTGGCCACTCCGGTAGGTGACCGGGAACCTGAAGGAGGGGCGTTGCCCAAGAAGCAACAGcttattacgtatacgtaa
- the LOC108075820 gene encoding putative fatty acyl-CoA reductase CG5065 translates to MDNAEVGIVNCQPDIYDDAVVFITGATGFVGKTLLEKLLWSFPRIKRIYMLIRPKGGVTVQERFRGFLQNPIFERLTAEHPERLKKIFYFSGNIEDDNFGLNESDRAVLCAEVNIIFHSAATVRFNECLKVSARVNSQATFNLLELCREMAQLRSFLYVSTAYCNPGRKYVDEQVYPTMPPVDWRQFLACTQKIPDDYLNRLADYIKGPHVNTYTFTKSIAEQIVNAYRHVIPIVIVRPSIVTAAYREPYPGWIDNIQAISGIMMEIGKGGISSILGDKNLICDIIPVDFVVNAMIMMVSKAQLGSLSICNATSGVTNPITWQRLGELTMKWSRIYPTMRMIMFPNFKYRCSSMKHEVAVWVLHFVPALLMDLRTLLLAQKKRLVTPIAKKFRQACLAGSFFSLNEWIFKNKSRFYFKELINNGTYPTLYWNLEELDYDDYVRRHMIGINKYLHREKFTVDANKFMVTRIYWFWIFLHLLFYMMLVLFIF, encoded by the exons ATGGACAACGCTGAAGTGGGAATTGTGAATTGCCAGCCGGACATCTACGACGATGCGGTGGTCTTCATAACGG GTGCCACGGGATTTGTGGGCAAGACGCTGCTGGAGAAGCTGCTCTGGAGTTTTCCGCGGATTAAGCGCATATACATGCTGATCCGTCCCAAGGGCGGAGTCACGGTGCAGGAACGATTCCGTGGATTCCTCCAGAATCCCATTTTTGAGCGTCTGACGGCCGAGCATCCGGAGCGGCTGAAGAAGATCTTTTACTTTTCGGGAAACATTGAAGACGACAACTTCG GTTTGAATGAGTCCGACAGAGCCGTGCTGTGTGCCGAGGTGAACATAATCTTCCACAGTGCAGCCACG GTGCGCTTCAATGAGTGCCTGAAGGTCTCGGCCCGCGTCAACTCCCAAGCCACCTTCAATCTTCTGGAACTGTGCAGGGAGATGGCTCAACTGCGC AGCTTTCTGTACGTTTCCACGGCCTACTGCAATCCGGGTCGCAAGTACGTGGACGAGCAGGTCTACCCAACGATGCCGCCGGTGGACTGGCGGCAGTTCCTCGCCTGCACGCAGAAGATACCCGATGACTACCTGAACCGCCTGGCGGACTACATAAAAGGTCCACATGTCAACACCTACACCTTTACCAAGTCCATTGCCGAGCAGATAGTCAACGCGTATAGGCACGTGATTCCCATCGTCATCGTGAGACCCTCGATAGTGACAGCGGCTTATCGAGAGCCCTATCCCGGTTGGATCGACAATATCCAGGCCATCAGCGGGATCATGATGGAGATCGGCAAGGGAGGCATCAGCAGCATCCTTGGAGACAAGAATTTGATATGTGACATTATACCAGTGGACTTTGTGGTCAACGCCATGATCATGATGGTTAGCAAGGCGCAGTTGGGCAG CTTGAGCATCTGCAACGCCACCTCGGGAGTGACCAATCCCATCACCTGGCAGCGTCTGGGGGAACTCACCATGAAGTGGTCCCGCATCTATCCCACAATGCGAATGATCATGTTTCCCAACTTCAAGTACAGATGTAGTTCCATGAAGCACGAAGTGGCGGTGTGGGTGCTGCACTTTGTGCCCGCCCTGCTGATGGATCTGCGTACCCTCCTGCTGGCCCAGAAGAAGCGCCTGGTCACGCCCATAGCCAAGAAGTTTCGACAGGCCTGTCTGGCAG GCAGCTTCTTTTCACTGAACGAATGGATCTTCAAGAACAAAAGTCGCTTTTATTTCAAGGAGCTCATCAATAATGGCACATATCCCACGCTCTATTGGAACCTAGAGGAGCTCGACTACGACGACTATGTTAGACGCCACATGATcggcataaataaataccttcACCGCGAAAAGTTCACCGTTGATGCCAACAAATTTATGGTGACCAG GATCTACTGGTTTTGGATTTTCCTGCATCTGCTTTTCTACATGATGCTTGTGCTcttcatattttaa
- the LOC108075608 gene encoding organic cation transporter protein has product MVNESPVRGGGTTTPPHILPNEVETDAAKRMAAGPPTVPASSDIIGDVVGDFGIWQLRTILIIFLCKIPAAWFMACIIFTGPELYPGSEFTCDTSYLDSGGNSSYIVSENQCYVMDGATGSSSECEQFTYESSFDSLIMQFNLVCLRDIFVAWTQYWHLFGVLVGGVMGTKMMLGISPRSTYCVGAVAQIVCGVVTGYARDFSLHCAFRCLSAVCCAIMFTAGQAIFADITAGMHRIGAIILYDTFWSIGVILLPGLSSFFNSWSLIYVGITFPTVMLIVLLYWTPDSPRWLLRHAVDRVSIDNVEEIIREGAAINDRTFKIPPDFRQQLEQLSERLKAQPPPAPWRELWQGKRAKTHMVAAHLALAFFVINFMGMLLNIRSFGRDYLVPNTIAMGFSEIIGCFLALHFALKHNKWKWQCAGVFNILAGILGCMGWIFTSADSMDADLKVTLWMIIATIPKAAVSCAQSMILACMNELMPANKKQLYVFSVVTWARVWLLSAPFFNVLRKIDTAMSLTSYCVFSILGGICTCLLLTPRTSVAPVVPAVEPSDKKEQSPLNAPVWTIESDVNNTRL; this is encoded by the exons ATGGTCAACGAGTCGCCAGTCCGAGGTGGCGGCACCACCACGCCACCACACATCCTACCCAATGAGGTCGAAACGGATGCGGCCAAGCGGATGGCAGCTGGGCCACCAACAGTGCCAGCAAGCAGCGACATCATCGGCGACGTCGTGGGCGACTTCGGGATCTGGCAGCTTAGAACGATCCTCATCATCTTCCTATGCAAGATCCCCGCCGCCTGGTTCATGGCCTGCATCATATTCACCGGTCCTGAGCTGTATCCCGGCTCGGAGTTCACCTGCGATACCAGTTACCTTGACAGCGGAGGCAACTCCAGCTATATCGTCTCCGAAAACCAATGCTACGTGATGGATGGCGCTacgggcagcagcagcgagtgCGAGCAGTTCACCTATGAGAGCAGCTTCGACTCCCTGATCATGCAGTTCAACCTGGTCTGCCTGAGGGACATCTTCGTGGCGTGGACCCAGTACTGGCATCTGTTCGGGGTGCTCGTCGGCGGCGTTATGGGCACCAAGATGATGCTGGGCATCAGCCCCAGGAGCACCTACTGCGTCGGGGCCGTGGCCCAGATAGTGTGTGGAGTGGTCACCGGGTACGCCCGTGACTTCAGTCTGCACTGCGCCTTCCGCTGCCTGTCCGCCGTCTGTTGCGCGATCATGTTCACCGCGGGACAGGCGATAT TTGCCGACATCACGGCGGGAATGCATCGCATTGGGGCCATCATTCTGTACGACACCTTCTGGTCCATTGGCGTCATCCTGCTACCGGGTCTCTCATCGTTCTTCAACAGCTGGTCTCTGATCTATGTGGGTATAACCTTTCCCACCGTCATGCTGATCGTGCTGCTCTACTGGACCCCCGACTCGCCCCGTTGGCTCCTCCGGCATGCCGTCGACCGCGTCTCCATTGACAACGTTGAGGAGATCATACGAGAGGGGGCAGCTATCAATGATCGCACCTTCAAGATCCCACCCGACTTCCgccagcagctggagcagctGAGTGAGCGGCTGAAGGCTCAGCCCCCACCGGCCCCCTGGCGGGAGCTCTGGCAGGGCAAGCGGGCCAAGACGCACATGGTGGCAGCCCACCTGGCTCTGGCCTTCTTTGTGATCAACTTTATGGGCATGCTGCTCAACATCCGATCGTTCGGCAGGGACTACCTGGTGCCGAACACGATTGCCATGG GCTTCTCGGAAATCATTGGCTGCTTTCTGGCCCTTCACTTCGCCCTCAAGCACAACAAGTGGAAGTGGCAGTGCGCTGGCGTCTTCAACATCCTAGCTGGAATACTGGGCTGCATGGGTTGGATCTTCACCAGCGCAGACTCCA TGGATGCCGACCTGAAGGTTACACTGTGGATGATCATTGCCACCATACCCAAGGCTGCTGTCTCGTGTGCCCAGTCCATGATTCTGGCCTGCATGAACGAGCTGATGCCGGCGAACAAGAAGCAGCTCTATGTCTTCTCCGTGGTCACCTGGGCGCGGGTCTGGCTCCTGTCAGCCCCGTTCTTCAACGTCCTGAGGAAGATTGACACCGCCATGTCACTGACATCATACTGTGTGTTCAGTATCCTGGGTGGAATATGCACTTGTCTGCTCCTCACGCCCAGAACCAGTGTGGCTCCGGTTGTGCCTGCGGTGGAGCCCAGTGACAAGAAGGAGCAGTCCCCGCTGAATGCTCCAGTGTGGACCATTGAATCGGATGTGAATAACACTCGACTGTAG